In the Streptomyces sp. WMMC940 genome, CGGCCAGCTCGGCGACGAGCTCTCCGGCCTGGTCCGGGACTACGCCAAGCAGCAGCGCTACACCTTCATGGGCCCGATCAAGGTCCATCTGGAGAAGGCCGACGACCTCGACACCGGTCTGTACCGGGTGCGAAGCCGCACTCTCGCGTCGAGCACGTCACAGTCGCCCGACCGCGCCCCCGCCGGCCCGGAAGCGGGTCACGCGGGTGCCCCGCAGGGGCCCCAGCGCGGCGGGTACGGCTACCCTCCTGTCGGTGCGCCTCCCATGCCGTCCGCCCCGCCGCCCGGCGGAGGCAGGCCCGGCCCGGGAGCAGCCCACGGCGGGCGTCCGACGGCATCCGGTCCGATGCCGGGCGCCCAGGTGCGCCGCTGGATCGAGATCAACGGCACACGCCACCAGATCTCCCGCCCGACGATGGTGCTGGGCCGCAGCACCGACGCCGACGTGCGGATCGACGACCCCGGCGTCTCCCGCCGGCACTGCGAGATCCGGACCGGAACGCCCTCGACGATCCAGGATCTCGGGTCCACCAACGGCATCGTGGTGGACGGGCAGCACACCACCCGCGCTACGCTCCGCGACGGCTCGCGGATCGTCGTGGGCAGCACCACCATCGTTTACCGGCAAGCCGAAGGGTGAAGCGGGGGCAATGTCAGAG is a window encoding:
- a CDS encoding FhaA domain-containing protein, producing MGVLKRFEQRLEGLVNGTFAKVFKSEVQPVEIAGALQRECDNNATIWNRDRTVVPNDFIVELSAPDYERLSPYSGQLGDELSGLVRDYAKQQRYTFMGPIKVHLEKADDLDTGLYRVRSRTLASSTSQSPDRAPAGPEAGHAGAPQGPQRGGYGYPPVGAPPMPSAPPPGGGRPGPGAAHGGRPTASGPMPGAQVRRWIEINGTRHQISRPTMVLGRSTDADVRIDDPGVSRRHCEIRTGTPSTIQDLGSTNGIVVDGQHTTRATLRDGSRIVVGSTTIVYRQAEG